Sequence from the Penaeus chinensis breed Huanghai No. 1 chromosome 5, ASM1920278v2, whole genome shotgun sequence genome:
tatgtatatgtatatataatatatatgtatatgtatatataatttatatgtgtatatgtatatataatatataagtatatgtatgtataatatatatgtatatgtatatataatatataagtatatgtatatataatatatatgtatatgtatatgtatatatacatatatatacatatatgtatatataagtatatacatacatacacacacatttatacatatatataatacacatatatgtatatatatgcatataatcgcacatgggtctgtctgtctgtatttatgtatgtatatacatacatgcaaacatacataaaatatatgtatacacacacacatacacacaacttgcAAGGAATCATGAATCCATTTATCTCCCACAAGCTGCTGACGAGGGGCCATTAGCCAGATGAAGTCCGCCTGTCTTTGGCTCCGGACCGCAATCTGCCCGAAAACCCGCGGCTGAGACCAGACAGACCCGCGGCTTCCTCTTGCTCTGCCCGAAAACCCGCGGAAAAACAGACCCACGGCTTCCCCCTTGCTTTGCCCGAAAACCCGCGGCCGAGATAAAACAAACCCGCGGCTTCCCTTTGCTCTGCCCgttctatttaattatttattttttatttctttcgtataatttccttattatcgtttcttatttctttcattttttaaatcagGATGAGAAtgggcgaagaagagggagatagatatgtacagagatgaagatagagagatatgtagatatagatagatagataagtagatagataaacagagaaggaaggaggctggaagagagatgaaaaagaatatgggagaaaggaagaagattagagatagagagagagagagagagagagagaagaaagaagaaaaaagaagaaaagaggttgatggaagagagagagagagagagagagagagagagagagagagagagagagagagagagagagagagagagagagagagagagagagagagagagagagagagaatgattaaagATCAAACGTAAACAAAGCAATCGGGGAATCCCCAATTTCGCGATGACGACATAGCTCTCAACGCAGTTTCTTAGGCCGTGCAACAAGTGTCCGTCTCTCGGCAATTAATTCATTAAATCCACGTAAGTTTTGCGTCAAATTTTATTAGAGTGTCGTTATGACTGTTTGTTCTAGTTCCCAAATGCATAATACCACTGTAGCGAATGACGATGGAAAGTTATtgtgaaaagtgaaagaaagattttatttatcattattgtaaaaaaTGATAAGTAGTGGAGGTGTCGTACTGATTTTACGAGTGAAGTGtaaacgtattattattattattatttacatatatgatttgATTTAAATGTAATATTCTGTTGTGGGGCTGAAGAGATGTTTCCATTTTTCCCCTAACTGATTCAAGTGACCTGCTTAAGTCAAATCACACCAAATTTTACCATAACTAATCTACCCAAACTTATCACTTATCAAATTTACCTCAGAAAATGCAAAGTAACGCAGCTTAATGTAACATAAAGTAACATAATGAAACCTAACTTAACTAAACCTAAATTAACATAGCCTAGCTAGCTTATCCTaaactaacccaacccaacccaacccgacCCAACCCGACTCAACCTGGCCTGTATATGTCCCAAACCGAGGGGGTTTCACTCCCCTGGACCCTCTAAGGCCGTATCTTGGTTACCATCTGATACAGAGCGTGCAATATTGATGAAAAGAATTGACAGTTGAcaggtgcatatgtgtatgtctgtatgtaatatatataaatatatatgtatatatgtatgtatgtatatatatatgtatatatgtatatatatatatttatatatatatgtatatatatgtatatatatgtatatatatgtatatatatgtatatatatatatatttgtgtgtgtatgcatatatgtatatatgtgcatatatatatatatcattgttctaTCATCttctatatctcatatatattgtCTGCATATGATTTCTAATTAAGTATATGATAATGACTTGTCTTTtggtattttatattatgtataaatatttatttagtgTTGTCATTTCTATATtagatgtgtattttttatgtcatatatattattcagtatatgatcttttatatattccaaagtatatattgttatcagattacatatacattttttataacaGTGTTGATTTAAAATGAATTAAACTCATTTCAGGAACATCAAGTAGCAGATCATGGCTGTGGTCCGAGATGCTGCGTCACTTTCTCCAATGGCTGGATGTGTGTTTCAGCCTGCGGAAGCTTTATTAAAGGCAACACTGAAATTAAAGTATGTATTTTTAggaataatttatgtatatattagtattacaTTTTGAAAATTAATTTCAAAGTAATTTGAATACTTTAAATGCAAATATAGAGGTTTTAGAAAAGCCAGATTTTAAAAATCCTTATCACTATTCAGTGATGTTGATAAAAATTGTGTTAGATTTTGTTGTGCAAAAAGGGATAGTTTTGTTATATCTTgagagaaagatatggaaaatGTGTAATGTGAAATAATTTGTCATTAGAAGCTTACCTCTGATATGTCCTCATAATGTTATATTACAAATAgcagattttgtttatttgttttccttgtaaAGAAGatagcattgtgttttttttatatgcatgccATTCAAATTTAATTGTCTTGTTATCCATGCTTGTGTATGCAAAATCACCTGGATGGTAgttcatatgtagtatatatataataatgcttTATAAATCTGAAAGCTctatttgaattttcttttctttaacaagTCTGTAAGAAATGGTACAGTGTCTTGCAGTTAGCATGAAACCAagaatattattttgtattattttgtaatcATGGATATATAGTACAGTCTCTCTGCTTAAATTGTAGATATTTAAGTATATTACTGATGTCATAAGAGGAGTCACTGTGCTGCAGAACAGTCATCCATTTTAGGACAAGGTGATATAAGGGTTCTAAATATTTTCAGTGTGGAAGGAAAGAACATTTTAAGTGAGTTAGATGAATACGAGGCTATTAGTCTTGTATTCCTTGTGTTGGATCAGGATCAGCTTGGACGACGAGCTTTTATCTTTTGTCAGAAAATAAGCCATGGCAGATACAAGGTAGGGTAATCTCTAGTTTGTGCATGGTAATGATTTGTGTTTTGTTATATgccttgtttttgttgtcatgtcCAACCATCCGTTTAGTTCTGAAAATACAAACTAACAGAAAATATCTGAACAAACTATTTAATGCTAATTTTGATTCTCTTTTCAGGAATGCATTGAAGAAATAATAAATTGTGTTAGGAGTAGAAAAGGCCAGCTAGATGCTATTGTTTTAGCACTCTACATCATTGGTCGCTATGACCTGCTAGAAGACCATCTTGGTTTCTGTGTTGACCATACTTTACACAAGGTATAATTGAAAGGTTGTTTTTTTGAGTTTTGAATAACCTGTTGATGCCAGAAATGCATGTGTAGATGTACTGTCCATTAATGTTTTAACCCAGTGATGCtggggaaaataaatgaatatgcagtgattattttttatatttttgtgaaatgtctctacacatagatggctctgccttacctgatagcagtactcgtaattggctcattggtgatttagtacaagtgtagccatctatgtgtaaaaacaattaaacaagtaaacttacagtCGGCATGCATGGATGTACATGACATGCCTGTCGGGAAtgggttattatttatatatatatatataaatatatatacacatatatatatttatatatatgtctatatatatgtatatataggtatatatatgtatatatacacatatatctatacatatttatatcatatatgtacacatctatacatgtatatctatataagtaaatatatatgtatatatctatatatatctatacatctatatatctatatatctatatatatacatatacatatacatatacatgcatatatatatacttatatacatatatatatagatatatacatatatacaaatgcatatacatacatatacatatatgtagaacacacacacacacacacacacacacacacacacacacacacacacacacacacacacacacacacacacacacacacacacacacacacacgcacacacacacacacacatatatatgtgtatatatactatatacaagtatatatatatttatatattatatgcatatatattatatgcatatatatatatttatatatttatatattatatgcatatatatatacatagtatatatacacacacacatatatatacatatagatatatatatacaaaagaatacagagatgtagatatgtgtgtgtatatttgaatatatatatatatatataaataatatatttatatatttatatttatatttatatttatatatatatatatatatatatatatatatatatatatatatatatatatagtgataatatCTCTGCTCTTAAAATTAGATATGTATGTGAGTTtgacatatataaattcactgtTTCAGGTATTCAAAGAGTTGCAATGCATAGACAGTGATCGCAAGTCACTCTATTGTGTCTTTGCCGGTATGGCCCAAGAAGAGGCTGACAGACTTGTGCACACCAGGTAAATATTTTTTGCTTATGTTTTGGAACTCTCACTGACAGTGCAGTATACATATTATGGGATGATAAGGCTTAGACCAGTTGATTATAGGGCAGTAAGCTACCAGCGTGGTTTGTTGGCCTTGTCCGAAGTGCCACTTGTTTCATATCTAGAAGTGGAATTGTAGGTTGCCTaaacatttatctgtatatttaatgagaaagaatgaagacTTTAAGATACCTTTTCTTACAAGTATTCCTGTCAATAAAGGTAAATGTCCAGTATGCATTATCTTGTATAGTGACAGGTCTGTATCAATGTGCAGAAGTGACAAGTCAACCTAAAACTGAgatatagagatgtatgtatatgtatgtatatatatatgtatatatatatgtgtatatatgtacatatatatatgtactcatatacacacacacacacacacacatatatatacatatatatatacatatatatacatatatatatatatatgtatatatgtatgtatatatatatatttatatatttatatatttatatatatgtatatatatgtatatatgtatatataggtatatatatgtatatatgtatatataggtatatatatgtatatatatgcatatatatatacatatatatacatatatatacatatattatatatgtatatatatatttatatttatatttatatttatatttatatttatatttatatttatatttatatatatgtatatatgtatatataggtatatatatgtatatatatatgtatatatgtatatatgtatatatatgtatatatgtatatatgtatatatgtatgtatatatatatttatatattatatgcatatatatatatataaatatatatgtatatataggtatatatatgtatatatgtatatatgtatgtatatatatatatataatatatatgtatatataggtatatatatgtatatatatatgtatatatatgcatatatatatacatatatacaaatgcatatacatacatatacatatacatatacatatacatatacatgcatatatatatatatatgtatatatatgcatatatatatatatatttatatatttatatttatatatatgtatatataggtatatatatgtatatatgtatatatgtatatatgtatatatacacatatatatacatatacatatacatatacatatacatatacatatacatgcatatatatatatataatatatatgtatatatgtatgtatatatatatgtatatataatatatatatatatataaatatatatacacacacacatatatatacatatatatacatatattatatatgtatatatatatatatttatatatttatatatttatatatatgtatatatatatgtgtatgtatgtatgtatatatatatgtatatatgtatgtatatatatatgtatatataggtatatatatgtatatatatgtatatatatgcatatatatatatttatatatttatatattatatgcatatatatatacatatacatatacatatacatgcatatatatatatatatatgtatatgtatatatatatgtatgtatatatatatttatatatttatatttatatttatatttatatttatatatatatgtatgtatatatatatgtatgtatatatatatttatatattatatgcatatatatatatatataaataatatatttatatattatatgcatatatatatacatatatataatacacatatatgtatatatatgtatatatatgcatatatatatatatatgtatatatgtatatatgtatgtatatatatatgtatatatgtatatatatatttatatatttatatattatatgcatatatatatacatataaataaacatttttcagGTCTACCACCACAGATTCAAGAAAATTTCTACCCGCTTCCTACTGGCTACCCCCATGGCCTGTGCATTatcataaatgtaaataatttcatgaaaccTAGAGGAGATCATGATAATGTAAGTATAGTTTGGTATAATATATGGGTTCAGGTTCATTGTTACCTGTTGACTTTTGCATAGTGAATTTACCATAGAACATTCTTTAGTTATTCTATTAACAGGACCAAGTGCAtgggaatgtgtgtttgtgtgtttgcatgcatttggacatatactcaaatatatatatatatatatatatatatgtatgtatatgtatatatgtttatatatgcatattatgtatatatgcatatgtatatatatgtatattatatatatatgtatgtatatatatatgtatacacaaatatatacatatatgtacattaaatatacatgtatatataatgtatatatacataatatatacatatatacattatatatacatatataatgtatatatacataatatatatatttatacattatatatacaggtatacataatgtatttatataatatatatatgcatatatacatttatatacatatatatacaaatatacttatagatacatatatacatatatacatatgtatatatacacaaatatatacatatatatacattatatacacatatacatatatatacattatatacacatatacatatatatatacattatatacacatatacatatgtatacatatatacacatatatatacatatacaaatatacttatagatacatatacatatattatatatgtatatatatatttatatatatgtttatatagtcatatatacatgtgtatatatacatgtgtatatatacatgtatatatatacatgtatatatgtatatttacaaatatgtacataggcatttaaatatatgtgtatatatatgcatatatacatatatacacatacatatttacatacacatacacatgtatatgtatatatacaagcatatttatacatatatataaatatatatatacatatataaacatatatgtacatatatacacatatataaatatatatgtacatatatacacatatatatatacatatatatatgtatatatgtatatatgtatatgtgtatatatgtgtatatatgcatatatattatatacatatttttatatatatgtatatataagtacatatatatgtgtatatatgtacatatatatatgtactcatatacacacacacacccacacgcacacgcacacccacgcccacacccacgcccacacccacgcccacacccacgcccacgcccacgcccacacccacacccacacccacacccacacccacacacacatataaagtattAAAAAGTTTATGTACATGAGGGTTTGTAGAATTAAGCATATGTAAGAAACATTGTACAGGAATACAGTTCACGAGAAtagtattatttgtttgttaagtAAAGTCAGCATATTTGCTTGCAAATACTCTTTTACTCTTGCAAAATCTCTTTTATTAACTATGAACTGTTATTTAGATACCACTGAATGAGCGGCATGGGTCAGACATTGACAAACAGCGACTTACAGGCACATTTAAGTTGTTTGGGTTTCATGTCATGCATTTTGACAATCCCGACTATGAGCAAATAAACCAGTACTTCAAAAGGCTTCGTGTTGATGCCCGACTGGCTGTTATTTCCTGCTTGGCTGTATGTGTTATGACTCATGGAGATGAACAaggtatggattttttttttttttttttttttttttttttttttgatttttatttattctttttgacCCTAAGGACTATTAACAGTAAATAGTGATTCATGGTTTGATAGCATTGTCAGTTTTATTTGATGACCTctgaaaatgattaaaaatacTATGCCTAATTCATAATATAGATTTGTAAGATATATGTAACTTTATTAGAAATACTTTTTAATTTTCAGATCAGATCTACCTCCATGACCGTTCTTGTTTGTCAGTTACTGATCTTAGAAAACTTTGTTCTAGTCGGGTTCTACTTAACAAACCTAGACTTTACTTCGTTCAGGCATGTAGAGGAGAAGAGGCCTTAAGACGTAAGTAATAGTTTATTTAAGAGAAAAATATTccaaacatatatctttatacctgtctcttcttcctcttcacttttttctttttcctttatttttggttATTCTTATGCATCTGTTTCATCTCtgactttttacttatttttaacaGCAATATTTCTACAACAAGATGGCTCAGTTGTTGCTCACCAGGAGAGTGACTGCCTCATTTCACAAGCAACAATAAGAGGATACTCTGCCTTTAGGAATCAGATGGAGGGTATGTTTGAGAGTTTTTTCTTAACACTACTGTATGTTGAGCTTTCATTTTTTTAACTGTATGTGAACACCTTGTTTTGATCACTATAGTTTGGTAAGGGAAATATCATATAATCTCATCTCAGTAATTTCTATCAGTTTCTATCCTAGTTCAGTGTTTCATGCACAGGTATCCTATTTGCCTTATGTAACATTTTGTGCATCTTTCTTACTTTGTTCCATAAATATTGTATACTGGTTGCCCATGCCACTTTCAACATCATCAGTTGTATCTAAAACATGCTAATCCTCTTCTTGGCATGTGTTTTGGATACATGAGTTGATGTAGGTGACACTGACAATTCTGGGTGGTGAGTTTAGTAGTGGAGAGGACTGAATTTGCAAAGCAAGTCTTAGACAAAGACTGATGCAACTTTTGATAGCAGGGCCTCTATTAGCTGGCTCGTTGAGGGTACCTGTATAAGGTGGCTGATCCTTGACCATTCTGTAATGCAGCTTTTCTCTCTGGCTAGTTGGATGTTCCCATAAGTGATCTATTACATGCCTGTGTAACCTTTTTAAAGTTCCTCTTCAAACTGGCACAGCTCGTCTGTGCTGTCATCTCCAGGCCAACTAGTTACAGTGCCATCCTAGAGCTCCCCATCTCTTACTTGCTGAAGTAGTCACCCATTGGTCAAAGCATTACCTCTATTTCAGGAGCCCATCTTTCTCTCACCATCATTAAGGTTGAGAGTGCTTCTGGTTTATGGCCTCACATTTCTTTGCCAGTGTTTTGGGGTAccatacttataaaaaaaatatattttgtgatgCAGTAAATAACAGTCACATCTGACAATTTCCTTGTTCCATGTGTGCTGTATTACTTTTTGTTGCAAAACTCAAACCTTGTGGctaggaaaaaaaatctgaatgacTACTTTATTTTTAAGGTTATGTTTGTTACCCACTTTTTCTGTACTGCCACAGATTTGAAGGTGCCAAAAATAATGATGGCTCTTAATTTTCAATAGGATCTTGGTACATCACTGACCTCTGTCAAGCCTTACAAGAATATGGTCATATTCTGCCAATCAAGAATGTTttacacaaaacaagaaagaatctGAAGGAACGTGTTGAAAgcatgaataatacatatataactcagCTTTCAGAGGAGAAGGATACCTTAACCAGGTATTGcaattttttctcattcttcaaaTTTACTTCTAAGAACCTGAATGGAGATATAAAGAATGCAATGTTGAGCTTTCTTAATTTCATCTAATTAACCACTgactaataaaatcaataatatctTCTGTTCAACATTTACAGGGATGTTCAATTGGTGAGAGCTGACTTGGATCATTTTACCGATGGTCTCATGGATCTGATTGAGCTTGAGGTAACAGAAAAACTTCTGGAGGAAAAACTGGATGAGGCTTTATGTGACATATTTAACCAAAATGTAATGGCAGATATAAATCACCAGCTCGGAGGATTTAGAATGTAACAGCAATTTCATTGATTTATGGAAATATCATATGGTGTAGAATGCCTTCTAAGGGATCAGAAGCACCTATgattaaattttgtatatattttttgtggcaGATCCAGGCTTTCAGCTTTTAGTGTAATAAATTGCACTACCACAACAGGTGTATTTAGCATTATGGGAATGATTTAGGTAACAGTGTTAATTAAGTTGTGTCAAATTacaatattaatgcatatatcctCCATGTTCAGTCCTTTTTCACCTTATGGAAACCATAAATCTTGGATCTTCTAATTCCTGTTGATTTAATGTTTACATTACTCTACATAAGAGTGCCAAAGTTTTCTCCAGAATGCTTAGAAAATGCCCATAAATATGTTAAGACCCACCCCCTTTGTAACATCCTGGATTTGCAAATATATGAGATATGTTCCAATccttgtatgtaatatatatacatatatatacatatatatatatataaatatatatgtatatatatatgtatgtatatatatatatatatataatatatatgtatatgtatatatatgtatatatatatgtatatatatgcatatatatatatatatatatgtatatatgtatgtatatatatatatatgtatgtatatatatatatttatatatatatatatgtatatataggtatatatatgtatatataggtatatatatgtatatatatgtatatatatgcatatatattatatgcat
This genomic interval carries:
- the LOC125025456 gene encoding caspase-8-like; the protein is MAVVRDAASLSPMAGCVFQPAEALLKATLKLNVEGKNILSELDEYEAISLVFLVLDQDQLGRRAFIFCQKISHGRYKECIEEIINCVRSRKGQLDAIVLALYIIGRYDLLEDHLGFCVDHTLHKVFKELQCIDSDRKSLYCVFAGMAQEEADRLVHTSIPVNKGLPPQIQENFYPLPTGYPHGLCIIINVNNFMKPRGDHDNIPLNERHGSDIDKQRLTGTFKLFGFHVMHFDNPDYEQINQYFKRLRVDARLAVISCLAVCVMTHGDEQDQIYLHDRSCLSVTDLRKLCSSRVLLNKPRLYFVQACRGEEALRPIFLQQDGSVVAHQESDCLISQATIRGYSAFRNQMEGSWYITDLCQALQEYGHILPIKNVLHKTRKNLKERVESMNNTYITQLSEEKDTLTRDVQLVRADLDHFTDGLMDLIELEVTEKLLEEKLDEALCDIFNQNVMADINHQLGGFRM